The sequence AGTAAAGCTCTTGCAAGTGCTACCCTTTGTGCCTGTCCACCAGATAGATTTTTTCCTTGACTTTCTAAACTTGTATCAAGTCCTTTATTTTTTGAGAAAATATCCCATAGTTTAACTTTTTTAAGAACTTCTATCATAGTTTCATCACTTAAATTTTCATTAGCCATAGTCAAGTTTTCTCTAACTGTTCCAGAAAATATATGTGAATCATGAGTAATTTTTAAAATATTTTTAATCTTATCTTCTATTTTTATATTTTGTATATCAATATCATCAACAAAAATTTCATTTTCCTTAGATTTTAATTCCCCAGATAAAACAGAAACTAATGTAGATTTTCCACAACCAGAATGTCCTACAACAGCTGTTAGATTTCCCTTTTTAAAAGACATATCTATATCTTTTAAAGATTGAGTACCATCTGGATATGAGAAATTTAACTTAGAAACTTTAATTTCATTTTCATTTTTAAATTCTTTATTTCCATCTGTATTTCTTTCAGGTGAATCAACAAAAGAAATAATATTTTCTGCTGCCGAAACACCAGTCATAGCAACATGGAAAAGTGAAGTCAATGTTCTCATTGGAATAAAGAATTCAGGTGCTAACATAAAGATAAATAACATTGGAAACAAACCTAAACTTCCATTTAAAAATAATTTAACAGAAGTTACTATTGCAAGTATAGTACCAGCATAGATAATCCAGTTAATCACTGCAATAGACAGAAGTTGCATTTTTAAAACTTTCATAGTTTCAATTCTAAATTCCTCTGACATCTTAGCTATTTCTTCTTCTCTTTTTTCATCTGTTCCATATATTTTAAGAGTTGTTAGACCTTGTAAACTATCTAAAAATAAAGTTCCAACATTCATATATTTTGCAAAATATTTTTTTTGGATTTTTTTAACCTTATTTAAAATAATATATAGTGATAAAGGAATAGCCAAAGAAA is a genomic window of Fusobacterium nucleatum containing:
- a CDS encoding ABC transporter ATP-binding protein/permease, with product MIDKRLYNFSGNIKKYISITTFLSCVKLIANIFFYSIFAFLLVSLINKDFSFSYSHIIISILIIVFVRQFSTIKVAHMLGNLVVDIKRNLRKLIFEKTLKLGLAYSQLFKTQELIHLSVDNVEQLEVYFGGFLTQFYYCIVSSFILFFSIAYFNLKIAFILLGFSLAIPLSLYIILNKVKKIQKKYFAKYMNVGTLFLDSLQGLTTLKIYGTDEKREEEIAKMSEEFRIETMKVLKMQLLSIAVINWIIYAGTILAIVTSVKLFLNGSLGLFPMLFIFMLAPEFFIPMRTLTSLFHVAMTGVSAAENIISFVDSPERNTDGNKEFKNENEIKVSKLNFSYPDGTQSLKDIDMSFKKGNLTAVVGHSGCGKSTLVSVLSGELKSKENEIFVDDIDIQNIKIEDKIKNILKITHDSHIFSGTVRENLTMANENLSDETMIEVLKKVKLWDIFSKNKGLDTSLESQGKNLSGGQAQRVALARALLYDASVYIFDEATSNIDIESEEIILNIIYSLSKEKTVIYISHRLPAIKNADCIYVMDKGKVIESGKHDELYSKKELYYNMYKHQEELETYLTKRGENNEK